The Jiangella sp. DSM 45060 genome contains the following window.
GCGTCCGGCGTGCCGCCTGCCCAGGCACTGAGCGCGGTCGCCGACGAGTGGCCCGAGCTGTTCGGTCCTGCTGCGGGTCGAGCCGCGCTCGGCGGCGACCCCTCGGACGCCCTGCGAGCCACCGGCGCACTGCCGGGAGCCGGGGCGCTGCACGCGGTCGCTGCGGCCTGGGAGGTGTCGGAGCGCACGGGTGCCGCGCCGTCCACCGTGCTCGTCGCCGTGGCCGACTCGGTGCGAGCCGAGGCGACCGTCCGGCGCGAGTCCGATGCCCAGCTCGCGGCGGTCCGGGCGACGGCACGGCTGATGGCCTGCCTGCCGGTGGCGACATTGCTGCTGTTCTCGGCGGGCGACGGCGACGCGCTCGGCTTCCTGACCGGGACGCCGTACGGGCTCGCGTGCCTGGTGCTCGCCGTGCTGTTCGTCGCTGCCGGCCTGTTCTGGGTCGACCGGGTGTCGCGGCAGGCGAGGTCGTCGTGGGAGCCGTGACGAAGCCGCGCTCGGCCCACCTGCTGCCGCGAACCGAGCGTCGAGGTCCCCATGCGCCGGAGGAGAGGCCGGTGCGCTGGCGGTGACGTTGTTGTCCATGCTGTGCGCCGCCCTCGCAGCCGCTGTGGCGTTCGCGCCGCCGCCTGGCGTGGTCCGACTCCGTACCGTTCTGCGCCGCGAGCAGCGCTGGACCAGGTCGCGAGCCGATCCCACGGGACGTGCTCGGCCGCGGCGCCCGCGACCACGTGGCGGGGCGAAGAGCCATGGTCAGATCGATCGTTCCGAAGCTCTTCGCCCGGCAGCGGTCTCCAGTGCCAGTCGTGGACTTGCGGCCGCGACCGCCGGCCTCGCGACGTTCTTGCTGTTCGGCGATGTGGCCGGGTTCGTGCTCGGTGCCGGTGTCGTCGCCGCGGCCTGGTTCGGACTGGGCCGGCTCGAACCAGCAACCCGGAAGCGCGACCGAGAACGGATCGTCGCGATGCTGCCGCTCGCGGCGGACCTCATGACGGCGGCGCTGTCGGCTGGTTGCCCGCCGGCGGCCGCGGCCGAATCCGTCGGAGCGGCGATCGGCGGACCACTCGGCCGGGCGCTCATCGACGCCGCGGCGGCGGCCGGCGTCGGCGTCGAACCGGGCCGAGCCTGGTCCGGCCTCGCGGCCGAGCCGGCGGTCCGACCACTGGCGCGAGCCCTCACCGGGGCGATGACGCGTGGGACGTCACCGTCGCCCGTTCTGGAGCGCGTGGCCGCCGATGCGCGCGACGCCGCCCGATGGGCCGGAGAGGCCCGCGCCCGATCGCTGGGCGCCCGGGCCGCTGCGCCGCTGGGACTGTGCTTCCTGCCTGCGTTCGTGCTGGTCGGGGTCGTGCCGATCATCGCGACGTCGGGTCCGCTGCTGCTCTGATGCCGCACCGGTAGCCTCGACCCGAGGTGATGCGTCGTGCGGCTGGCGCCGGACACATGTAGGCAGCGGATGTCGGCGGCCCGGGTCGCCCATCTGGCCACGACCGGCGCCGACGGCCAGCCGCACCTGGTCCCCGTCACCTTCGCCCTGGTGACGTCGTCCGGCGCCGACCGCGTTGCGATCGCCGTCGACCAGAAGCCGAAGACCACCTTCGCGTTGCGGCGGCTGCGCAACATCGCCGAGAACCCGCTGGTGTCGGTCATGTGCGACCACTACGACGAGGACTGGACGCAGCTCTGGTGGGTCCGCGCCGACGGTCGGGCGATCGTTCTCGACGACGGCAACGGCCGCGACGGCGCTCTCGTCGCGCTGAGCCTGCGTTACGGCCAGTACCGTGCCGACCCGCCGCGCGGGCCGGTCATCCTGATCGAGATCACCGCCTGGTCCGGCTGGTCCTACGCCTGACAGCCTCGCGAAAGGGGCGACGCTGCTCGGCCTCGGTGCCGGACCCGACGCTGCCGGACGGATGCCGCCGCCGCGCCGTTGAAACGCCGCGCGGCCGCCGCCGCTGCGTCTCAGTTGTCCACAGGCCGATCCGATTCCGCTGGTTGTCCCCAAAACCGGATTCGCCGCTGGGATCCGCTCACCCGCCCGAAGAACCTGGTCGCAGGCCCACAGTTCGTGGGTTCCGCGCCGGCCGGTCGCCGGTTTCCAGGGAGGTTCACCATGTCCAAGTTCACCAGCAGGCTCGGTCGGTTGCGCAGCGAGCGCGGCATGACCACCGCCGAGTACGCCGTCGGGACGGTCGCGGCATGCGGCTTCGGCGGCGTCCTTTACAAGCTGCTGACGAGCGAGCCGGTTCAGGCTCTGCTGAACAACGTCATCGAGAAGGCGTTCGGGGTGATCGGCGGATGAGCCGCCGACGATCCACGGCCCGGGGCGATCCGCAGCGCGGCATGGTGACGGCCGAGATCGCAGCCGGATTCCCCGCCCTCGTGCTGGTGTTGCTCATGGCGATCTGGGCGATCACGACCGCCACCGGGCAACTGCGGTGTTCCGACGCGGCTCGTGAGGCGGCCCGGGCGGCAGCTCGTGGCGAGGACCTGGCGGTCGTGCGCGAGGTCGCGGCGGAGTCGGCGCCCTCGGGTGCGGACGTCGTCATCGACGAGGTCGACGGCCTGATCGAGGTGCGGGTCAGCGCACGCATGACCATGCCGGGTCCGCTGGGCGACACGCTGCCGACGACCACGATGTCGGGGAGCTCGGTGGCGTTGGCCGAGGCCGGATGATGCCGGTCCGACGCCGCTCCGGCGAGCGCGGTGCGGGGACGGTGCTGGTCCTTTCGGTGGTACTGACGATCTTGGTCGCGGTGCAGGCCGTGGCGGTCCTGGCGGCGGGTCAGTCGGCCCGTCACCGGGCCGCCGCAGCGGCGGACCTCGCTGCGCTGGCGGGAGCGAATCAGCTGGCGCTGGGCTCTGCCGATCCCTGTGCCGCCGCCGGCCGCATCGCCCACGCCAATGGCGCCACCCTGCGCGACTGCGTCATCGACGGCATGGAGGTCGAGGTCCAGGTGCGGGTGCCGACGACGTCCGTGTTGCCGTGGCTGCCGGATCAGGACCGACGCGCCCGTGCCGGTCCGCCGCGGCCCGGCTGACGTCCAGGCGACGGTGTCGCGGCGCCTGGATCGGCTCGCCGCGGTCGCCGAAACCGTGGCCGGTCCTGCCAGTGCGGTCAGGTCAGGGCTCGGCGCGGCTCGGACGTTGCCGGGTCGCGCCGAGGCAGGCCGCCACGACGAGTCCGATCGCGAGCCACTCCTGGACGTGCAGCACCTCGTTCAGCACGACGAGCCCGACCAGCGCGGCAGCCGCCGGTTCGAGGCTCATCAGGATCCCGAACACCGTCGCGGGCATGCGACGCAACGCTTCCAATTCGAAGGAGTACGGAATCACCGATGAGAGCAGAGCGATCCCAGCAGCCAGCAGCAGCACGTGCGTCTGCCAGAGGTCGGACCCGCCGGTCGTCAGGCCGATCGGCGCCACCGCGGCCGCGCCCACGACGCTGGCGACGGTCAGTCCGGACGAGCCCGGGAAGCGCTGACCGAGCTGCTTGCCGAGCAGGATGTACGACGCCCAGCCGGCGGCCGCCACCAGCGCGAACAGCACGCCCACCGGATCGATGTCGCCCGACCCGCCGCGGGCCAGCAGGACGACACCGGTGCCGGCCAGCAGCACCCAGAGCAGGTCGAGCCGGCGTCGTGACAGCGCGACCGCCACCCCGAGCGGTCCGATGAACTCGATGGTGACGGCGATGCCGAGCGGGATGCGCGAGAAGGACTCGTAGATCGCGATGTTCATCGCGGCCAGCGACAGCCCGAACGTGACCGCGAGCCCCAGGTCACCGCGCGATGCGCGGCGCAGCGCCGCACGGACCGCGCGCTGAGTGATCGCGACCAGCGCTATGGCCGAGAACGCCAGTCGCAGGAACACGACGGCGGTCGGCGGCAGCGTGTCGAACAGGCCCTTCGCGAGTCCGGCGCCGATCTGCAGCGAGAAGATCCCGCCGAGCACCAGCCCGGGCGCGGGAATCGACCCGAGTGGCGACGTCACGCGGTCAGCCTAGGCGCA
Protein-coding sequences here:
- a CDS encoding type II secretion system F family protein translates to MTGLLAIVLGGLAAVVWAGRPSLLATRLGRPASRAALRRLPPRVLLIGGSVVAGAAGLTVAGTPGLVAGLLAVPLGRVWRRRRRQRLVRRRRESDVAEGCVALAGELASGVPPAQALSAVADEWPELFGPAAGRAALGGDPSDALRATGALPGAGALHAVAAAWEVSERTGAAPSTVLVAVADSVRAEATVRRESDAQLAAVRATARLMACLPVATLLLFSAGDGDALGFLTGTPYGLACLVLAVLFVAAGLFWVDRVSRQARSSWEP
- a CDS encoding type II secretion system F family protein; protein product: MLCAALAAAVAFAPPPGVVRLRTVLRREQRWTRSRADPTGRARPRRPRPRGGAKSHGQIDRSEALRPAAVSSASRGLAAATAGLATFLLFGDVAGFVLGAGVVAAAWFGLGRLEPATRKRDRERIVAMLPLAADLMTAALSAGCPPAAAAESVGAAIGGPLGRALIDAAAAAGVGVEPGRAWSGLAAEPAVRPLARALTGAMTRGTSPSPVLERVAADARDAARWAGEARARSLGARAAAPLGLCFLPAFVLVGVVPIIATSGPLLL
- a CDS encoding TIGR03668 family PPOX class F420-dependent oxidoreductase, translating into MRLAPDTCRQRMSAARVAHLATTGADGQPHLVPVTFALVTSSGADRVAIAVDQKPKTTFALRRLRNIAENPLVSVMCDHYDEDWTQLWWVRADGRAIVLDDGNGRDGALVALSLRYGQYRADPPRGPVILIEITAWSGWSYA
- a CDS encoding DUF4244 domain-containing protein, producing MSKFTSRLGRLRSERGMTTAEYAVGTVAACGFGGVLYKLLTSEPVQALLNNVIEKAFGVIGG
- a CDS encoding TadE family type IV pilus minor pilin codes for the protein MSRRRSTARGDPQRGMVTAEIAAGFPALVLVLLMAIWAITTATGQLRCSDAAREAARAAARGEDLAVVREVAAESAPSGADVVIDEVDGLIEVRVSARMTMPGPLGDTLPTTTMSGSSVALAEAG
- a CDS encoding Rv3654c family TadE-like protein; translation: MMPVRRRSGERGAGTVLVLSVVLTILVAVQAVAVLAAGQSARHRAAAAADLAALAGANQLALGSADPCAAAGRIAHANGATLRDCVIDGMEVEVQVRVPTTSVLPWLPDQDRRARAGPPRPG
- a CDS encoding DMT family transporter — its product is MTSPLGSIPAPGLVLGGIFSLQIGAGLAKGLFDTLPPTAVVFLRLAFSAIALVAITQRAVRAALRRASRGDLGLAVTFGLSLAAMNIAIYESFSRIPLGIAVTIEFIGPLGVAVALSRRRLDLLWVLLAGTGVVLLARGGSGDIDPVGVLFALVAAAGWASYILLGKQLGQRFPGSSGLTVASVVGAAAVAPIGLTTGGSDLWQTHVLLLAAGIALLSSVIPYSFELEALRRMPATVFGILMSLEPAAAALVGLVVLNEVLHVQEWLAIGLVVAACLGATRQRPSRAEP